Proteins found in one Triticum aestivum cultivar Chinese Spring chromosome 4D, IWGSC CS RefSeq v2.1, whole genome shotgun sequence genomic segment:
- the LOC123099478 gene encoding cell division cycle-associated protein 7 has product MGRLGDKSDYESIREARISENMARMEMLGLRRCAGELSAISSAPSPRAGSVTPRKTPKPPRVLTPLRRSGRLIAAATPPGSGSRRSARLNGDSVQHKALPYRGADAEEEEQEEKSPMYIDKERLRVLQETRCDSKARGSVYDPVLGICCHFCRQKKLCGEEGCKRCGEGDFEQQCIGKTECSSCHSSNGILCRACLKVRYGEEMEEVRKNKKWMCPHCVEETGTKKFWICNSSICLKKRKIAPTGIAIFQAREQGYASVAHLLMDQLKSRGSF; this is encoded by the exons atgGGAAGGCTGGGCGACAAGTCCGACTATGAGAGCATCCGCGAGGCCCGCATCTCGGAGAACATG GCCCGGATGGAGATGCTCGGCCTGCGCCGCTGCGCCGGGGAGCTGAGCGCCATCTCctccgccccctccccccgcgccGGGAGCGTCACCCCGAGGAAGACCCCGAAGCCGCCGCGGGTCCTCACCCCGCTCCGCCGCTCGGGCCGCCTGATTGCCGCCGCGACGCCGCCCGGCTCCGGCTCTCGCCGCTCCGCCCGGCTCAACGGGGACTCCGTGCAGCACAAGGCGCTGCCCTACAGAG GAGCGGACGCCGAGGAAGAGGAGCAGGAGGAGAAGTCTCCCATGTACATCGACAAGGAGAGGCTGCGGGTGCTGCAGGAGACGCGGTGCGACAGCAAGGCGAGGGGGTCCGTGTACGACCCCGTTCTTGGGATCTGCTGCCATTTCTGCAG GCAGAAGAAACTCTGCGGCGAGGAGGGCTGCAAGCGCTGTGGGGAAGGAGACTTTGAGCAGCAATgcatag GAAAGACGGAGTGCTCCTCCTGCCATTCTTCGAACGGGATCCTCTGCCGTGCTTGCCTTAAAGTTAGGTACGGCGAAG AGATGGAAGAGGTCAGGAAGAACAAGAAGTGGATGTGCCCTCACTGCGTTGAGGAGACGGGTACCAAGAAATTCTGGATATGCAACAG CTCCATCTGCTTGAAGAAGAGGAAGATAGCACCAACAGGGATCGCCATATTCCAAG CGCGTGAGCAAGGATATGCGTCGGTCGCTCACCTTCTCATGGACCAGCTGAAGAGCCGCGGATCATTCTGA
- the LOC123096595 gene encoding uncharacterized protein: MHRRLTAAATATALRRFCSHRPPPPPDRRLAFLRSELDDLDLSRAPAQPPPREQWQVTQEPGSGGARAGDKPVAVDIAHPWPEWVALMELLLHKGHLDPSAFAGAAPSKDSNLVRTACLRFGRERPEIVRYLSRWDIQVALRGGCPSIDRKVINSGKRLRAHVGLDEGEVCSQCNLRGSCERAYVRARKEEVGRTVDVMRILLTYGLDIITGNVGNKVCLNKTVKESIKKLLNEVVELDSKGPGSATDKAAQRMSKGQSAVPVKQGDWNCPKCNFLNFAKNIKCLRCDGEFQERYHLMHEDQDHLPLKKGDWICKRCNFLNFAKNTRCLQCHDKPTNRLLSPGEWECPSCNYLNFKRNAFCLKCGWKRPKALNDQDTIEPHRDLEQNKHPAISFVQDGIQPTLRKRQLVQKRAPLSDEDSDFWSSEEAGDDDDDGDENSMLPMHRDYKFLDGFPIVGGRTATSQEPLEREKWKEEMSRGNQGLPGEASEESNRSSPRVPRSMEMLESEDDDDDISSWFSGANSSRNLKNNFRENMVLSKEQKFMADYNDIWSMLGKFEAEKKDGGGKEIACRQPSHPYLSLGNLGSFLRSGPSPVLCAHLSSFFSPLRGFLCFTRGSGYSLSSRLSHRGIHPAQLRGKRRSKLEVEEGLAMGSEGSAPVVVPRNFRLLEELERGEKGIGDGTVSYGMDDADDIYMRSWTGTIIGPPNTVHEGRIYQLKLFCDTDYPDKPPTVRFQARVNMTCVNQETGMVDPRRFPMLGNWKREHTMEDILISLKKEMSTPQNRRLHQPHEGNDDQRVEQKGLAARCVVM, encoded by the exons ATGCACCGCCGCCTCACCGCCGCTGCCACGGCCACTGCACTCCGGCGGTTCTGCAGCCACCGCCCGCCTCCGCCACCGGACCGGCGGCTCGCCTTCCTCCGCTCGGAGCTCGACGACCTAGACCTCTCCCGCGCACCAGCACAACCGCCGCCCCGGGAGCAATGGCAAGTAACCCAAGAGCCAGGAAGCGGCGGCGCTCGGGCGGGGGACAAGCCGGTGGCCGTGGACATCGCCCACCCGTGGCCGGAGTGGGTGGCGCTGATGGAGCTCCTCCTCCACAAGGGCCACCTCGACCCCTCCGCCTTCGCCGGCGCCGCGCCGTCCAAGGACTCCAACCTCGTCCGCACCGCCTGCCTCCGCTTCGGGCGCGAGCGCCCGGAGATCGTCAG GTACCTGTCAAGATGGGATATTCAGGTCGCTCTGCGTGGTGGGTGCCCTAGCATTGACAGGAAAGTTATTAATTCTGGGAAGCGATTGCGTGCTCATGTAGGACTTGATGAAGGAGAG GTTTGCAGCCAATGCAATTTAAGGGGAAGTTGTGAGAGAGCATATGTAAGGGCTCGTAAAGAGGAAGTGGGCAGAACTGTGGATGTTATGCGCATCCTCCTGACTTATGGTCTTGATATCATTACTGGTAATGTGGGGAACAAAGTATGCCTAAACAAAACTGTTAAAGAATCCATTAAGAAACTACTGAATGAGGTTGTCGAGCTCGATTCCAAAGGGCCTGGTTCCGCAACTGATAAAGCTGCACAACGTATGTCAAAAGGTCAATCTGCTGTACCTGTGAAGCAGGGTGACTGGAATTGTCCCAA ATGCAACTTTCTTAACTTTGCAAAGAATATCAAATGTTTGCGCTGCGATGGCGAATTTCAAGAGAGATATCACTTAATGCATGAGGACCAAGATCATCTACCCCTCAAAAAAGGTGATTGGATATGCAAAAG GTGCAACTTTTTGAATTTCGCAAAGAACACACGATGCTTGCAGTGTCATGACAAACCAACAAACCGTTTACTCAGTCCGGGCGAATGGGAGTGTCCTTC GTGTAACTATCTGaacttcaagaggaatgcattctgCTTGAAATGTGGTTGGAAAAGACCAAAAGCATTAAACGACCAAGACACTATCGAACCACACCGTGATCTGGAGCAGAATAAGCACCCCGCTATTTCATTTGTTCAAGATGGCATCCAGCCGACATTGCGAAAGCGACAGCTTGTGCAAAAAAGGGCCCCACTATCTGATGAAGATTCAGATTTCTGGAGCTCAGAGGAGGCAGgggacgatgacgacgacggcgatgaGAACAGCATGCTCCCAATGCACAGGGACTACAAATTCCTCGACGGTTTCCCCATTGTCGGGGGCAGGACTGCTACTTCCCAAGAACCTTTGGAGAGGGAAAAATGGAAGGAAGAGATGTCCAGGGGGAACCAGGGGCTTCCAGGAGAGGCATCAGAAGAAAGTAATCGGTCCTCCCCTCGTGTTCCCAGAAGCATGGAGATGCTCGAGtctgaggacgacgacgacgatatcTCATCATGGTTTTCTGGTGCGAACAGTAGTAGAAACCTGAAAAA CAACTTCCGTGAGAACATGGTACTATCCAAGGAGCAGAAATTTATGGCAGACTACAATGACATATGGTCCATGTTAG GAAAATTTGAGGCAGAAAAAAAAGATGGAGGTGGCAAGGAAATTGCTTGCCGGCAGCCAAGTCATCCCTATTTATCACTTGGCAACTTGGGCTCCTTCCTCCGCTCCGGCCCCAGTCCAGTACTGTGCGCGCATCTCTCCTCCTTTTTCTCCCCCCTGAGAGGCTTTCTTTGCTTCACGCGGGGCTCCGGATATTCGTTGTCCTCGCGGCTCAGCCACCGCGGAATCCATCCAGCGCAGCTCAGGGGGAAGAGGCGGTCGAAGCTGGAGGTGGAAGAGGGGCTCGCCATGGGCTCCGAGGGATCCGCGCCGGTCGTAG TTCCCAGAAACTTTAGACTTTTGGAAGAACTTGAGAGAGGTGAGAAGGGCATTGGTGATGGAACTGTGAGCTATGGGATGGATGATGCTGATGACATATATATGCGCTCCTGGACAGGAACTATTATCGGTCCACCCAAT ACTGTTCACGAGGGACGAATCTATCAATTGAAGTTGTTCTGTGATACAGATTATCCAGACAAACCACCGACTGTCCGGTTCCAGGCTAGGGTCAATATGACATGTGTGAATCAAGAAACTGGAATG GTTGATCCAAGACGATTTCCTATGCTTGGAAACTGGAAAAGGGAACATACAATGGAGGATATCCTCATCAGCCTTAAAAAGGAGATGTCAACCCCTCAGAACCGCAGGCTCCACCAGCCTCATGAAG GCAACGATGATCAGAGAGTGGAGCAGAAAGGGCTAGCAGCTAGATGTGTCGTTATGTAA
- the LOC123099480 gene encoding DNA (cytosine-5)-methyltransferase DRM2-like, whose product MLQMVDLVSDNDEFELDEDNDGQVGGSSYPVLRNADAPGPSTLVRQDAVGMANGAAPSASLVGMYVEMGFPKEMVLKAVKEIGERDESALLSLLLAYTENDDSVGSCSTSRRIPQRVEDEEEEEEEDDAFDFEDWDDAVDAGQREPYSDGSGDEGFLEEMSQWDKQIKSLVDMGFPEDEANMALRRCGFVDHTLMGWYLMLYIWFKLGQVLDENRFSSCVGRKKARFTEDSKKRKRYGGGAHGSQSPWDGGHEESISLPKPMVGFGLPGDRPRSVSRLLPAHSMRAPFFYYENVALATKGAWAEISRCLYGIEPEFVDSKYFCAALRKRGYIHNLPTEGRSVLRPIPPKTIFEAFPQYETWWPSWDQRRQFNCLQTCMASAKLTERIHRALANSSDPPTQAVQKYVLEECRKWNLVWIGKNKVAALDSLEMEFLLGYPRDHTRGASKKKKDKCLGNSFQVDTVAFHLSVLKDRFPCGMNVLSLFSGIGGAEVALHKLGIRMKTVVSVEICDASRNILRTWWDQTQEGTLIEFRDVQSLTHEKIASLIRQLGGFDLVIGGSPCNNLAGSNRHHRVGLEGDQSVLFRDYVRILNSVKSIMANGWQCCSAPLQNLGEQGEGLAICCKVKVRMERWPSNLSLLILRCWNSVKQAPSDWTGIERRAA is encoded by the exons ATGTTACAGATGGTGGACTTGGTTAGCGATAATGATGAGTTCGAATTGGATGAGGACAATGATGGTCAGGTTGGGGGCTCGTCTTATCCAGTCCTGAGAAACGCTGATGCTCCTGGCCCGTCCACGCTGGTGAGGCAG GACGCTGTTGGGATGGCCAATGGGGCAGCTCCTTCTGCCTCGTTAGTTGGGATGTATGTAGAAATGGGTTTCCCGAAAGAGATGGTATTGAAGGCCGTCAAAGAGATTG GGGAGAGGGACGAAAGTGCATTGCTGTCACTACTTCTTGCATATACG GAAAATGACGACTCAGTGGGTAGCTGCTCTACTTCTCGCCGCATCCCCCAGCGCgttgaagatgaagaagaagaagaagaagaagatgatgcttTTGATTTTGAAGACTGGGATGATGCTGTTGATGCTGGCCAAAGGGAACCTTACTCTGATGGTTCTGGTGATGAG GGTTTCCTAGAAGAAATGTCACAGTGGGACAAGCAGATCAAGTCCTTAGTGGACATGGGATTTCCTGAAGATGAAGCAAACATGGCTCTTAGAAGATGTG GCTTTGTTGATCATACTTTAATGGGATGGTACCTTATGCTTTATATTTGGTTCAAACTTGGCCAG GTTCTGGATGAGAATCGCTTCAGTTCCTGCGTGGGGAGAAAGAAAGCAAGATTCACAGAAGATAGCAAGAAGAGGAAAAGATACGGAGGTGGAGCACATGGAAGTCAATCCCCATGGGATGGTGGTCATGAAGAGTCAATTTCTCTGCCAAAGCCAATGGTGGGATTTGGCCTACCTGGTGACCGACCACGGTCAGTGAGCAGATTGCTTCCTGCACATAGTATGAGAGCACCTTTCTTCTACTATGAGAATGTGGCACTTGCTACTAAAGGTGCCTGGGCAGAAATTTCAAGATGCCTATATGGTATTGAGCCAGAGTTCGTAGACTCGAAATACTTCTGCGCAGCGTTAAGGAAACGGGGTTACATCCATAACCTCCCAACTGAGGGAAGGTCAGTTTTGCGTCCCATCCCTCCGAAGACCATTTTCGAGGCCTTCCCCCAGTACGAGACATGGTGGCCCTCGTGGGACCAAAGAAGGCAGTTCAATTGCCTACAAACATGTATGGCAAGCGCAAAGCTGACTGAACGGATCCACCGTGCTCTTGCAAACTCGAGCGATCCACCAACTCAAGCTGTTCAGAAATATGTGCTGGAAGAGTGCAGGAAGTGGAATTTGGTATGGATTGGCAAAAACAAAGTTGCTGCATTGGATTCTCTGGAAATGGAGTTTCTGCTTGGTTATCCGAGGGACCATACTAGGGGAGCTAGCAAGAAAAAGAAAGACAAATGCCTTGGAAATTCATTCCAAGTCGATACTGTTGCTTTTCATCTGTCAGTGCTGAAGGATAGGTTTCCATGTGGTATGAACGTGCTGTCCCTGTTCAGTGGTATCGGAGGAGCAGAGGTTGCCCTTCACAAGCTTGGCATACGGATGAAGACCGTGGTTTCTGTGGAAATCTGCGACGCGAGTAGGAACATCTTGAGAACTTGGTGGGATCAGACCCAGGAAGGCACATTGATAGAGTTTCGTGATGTGCAGTCTCTCACACATGAAAAAATTGCATCACTTATCAGACAACTTGGTGGCTTTGACTTAGtgatcgggggaagcccatgtaaCAACCTTGCCGGCAGCAACCGGCACCACCGTGTTGGCTTGGAGGGTGACCAGTCCGTGTTGTTTCGTGACTATGTTAGAATCTTGAACTCTGTGAAGTCGATTATGGCGAAT GGTTGGCAATGTTGCTCTGCTCCTTTGCAGAACCTGGGAGAGCAGGGGGAAGGGCTGGCAATCTGCTGCAAAGTCAAAGTGCGCATGGAAAG ATGGCCCAGTAACCTATCATTGCTTATACTTCGATGCTGGAATTCAGTCAAGCAAGCACCCAGTGACTGGACTGGCATTGAGAGAAGAGCTGCATAA